In one window of candidate division TA06 bacterium B3_TA06 DNA:
- a CDS encoding lipoprotein-releasing system ATP-binding protein LolD, whose product MALLTIQDLTKDYKTGKVITKALRGVDLEIAEGEFLSIAGPSGSGKTTLLNIIGCLDVPTSGTVSLNGTDLADLSNKARAELRKNSIGFVFQSFNLIPVLTAFENVEIPLILLKWSKRKRKETVEQLLIDVGLKDYIYRRPLAMSGGQQQRVAIARALIKEPKLVLADEPTANLDSTTGMETLELMKELNKKKNTTFVFSTHDKMVMDFAHRLILLKDGKVASDSRNTTRNTKSGK is encoded by the coding sequence ATGGCCCTCTTAACCATCCAAGACCTGACCAAGGACTACAAGACCGGCAAGGTCATAACCAAGGCGCTGCGTGGCGTTGACCTGGAGATAGCCGAGGGAGAGTTCCTTTCCATCGCCGGTCCTTCAGGTTCAGGCAAAACCACACTATTAAACATCATCGGCTGTCTGGACGTGCCTACCTCTGGCACGGTCTCGCTTAACGGCACCGACCTGGCCGATTTGAGCAACAAGGCACGTGCCGAACTGCGTAAGAACTCCATAGGGTTCGTGTTCCAGTCGTTCAATCTGATCCCGGTGCTTACTGCGTTCGAAAACGTGGAGATACCGTTGATCCTTCTCAAATGGAGTAAACGCAAGCGCAAGGAGACGGTAGAACAGCTACTGATCGATGTGGGCCTCAAGGATTACATCTATCGCCGTCCTCTTGCCATGTCGGGTGGACAACAGCAGCGCGTTGCCATTGCCAGGGCCTTGATCAAGGAACCCAAACTGGTTCTGGCAGACGAACCTACCGCCAACCTGGACTCCACCACCGGCATGGAGACCCTGGAACTCATGAAAGAATTAAACAAGAAAAAGAACACCACCTTCGTCTTCTCCACCCACGACAAGATGGTCATGGATTTTGCCCACCGCCTGATACTCCTAAAGGACGGCAAGGTAGCCTCCGATTCCCGTAACACAACCCGTAACACAAAGTCCGGGAAGTAG